One genomic window of Myxococcales bacterium includes the following:
- a CDS encoding NAD(P)-binding domain-containing protein: protein MKRTPARALGRSVAPTSDTTRVRAGALVAAAAALGAGAGLAVSAWSGSAAPERALASPHVRAKIACAACHADRGAERPAAATCTPCHVTTLHASTRAPHRALVAKGALSCATCHPAHAGFQGVTFAARGGERWGAGATLPVARDAATPAGQTVPLVALAACTRCHAVGDPRDPTARCLPPVSARGPSWAVTPSLCFDEHAVVTDAPRASAGKCGAQHGDAHLAAVELAGDVARTTAWQAEAPNRRGLLWPPALAGLFALIALGVASRRAPVRPTAPSKLPSVEARRKLPRIDASTCLGCNACVEACPFEVLELDSYVARVARPEECCGVVLCEQVCPNGSLTVGEGDLIEGRVEIDERLQSAAVPGVYLAGDLTGVPLIKNAIAQGDRVARAVHEDLRKAPRARARVDADLVIVGGGPAGLAAALRAKELGLACVVLEQGSVAASVRSFPRGKLVHDPPLTLPVEGDLWLAEATKEELVAQWERIVRVRGLEVREGHRVRAASRDEDGVFCVEVEVDGQALTLRARRVLLAIGRRGTPRTLPLELGAGVLEKIHYSLADAASFAQARVVVVGLGDSAMEAALALSRQPGARVTVVARATSFTRGRARTVAELRRALESRRLDVHFGTRLVAVGRTSATLEDLASGKRESLGNDAVFVMIGGLPSWDLLERVGVVPRREPPPSERHGEAERADGADPETPPR from the coding sequence TTGAAGCGGACACCCGCGCGCGCGTTGGGTCGATCCGTCGCGCCCACCTCTGACACGACCCGCGTGCGCGCGGGCGCGCTCGTCGCGGCCGCCGCGGCGCTCGGGGCGGGCGCGGGGCTCGCGGTCAGCGCCTGGAGCGGGAGCGCGGCGCCCGAGCGCGCGCTCGCGTCGCCACACGTACGCGCGAAGATCGCCTGCGCCGCGTGCCACGCGGATCGCGGTGCCGAGCGCCCCGCCGCGGCGACCTGCACGCCGTGCCACGTCACCACGCTCCATGCCTCGACCCGCGCGCCCCACCGGGCGCTGGTCGCCAAGGGGGCGCTCTCGTGCGCGACCTGCCACCCGGCTCACGCGGGGTTCCAGGGCGTGACGTTCGCGGCCAGGGGCGGCGAGCGATGGGGCGCCGGCGCGACCCTCCCCGTCGCGCGGGATGCGGCGACCCCCGCGGGGCAGACCGTGCCGCTCGTGGCGCTCGCCGCGTGCACGCGCTGCCACGCCGTTGGCGATCCGCGCGATCCCACGGCGCGGTGCCTGCCGCCGGTGTCGGCGCGTGGCCCGAGCTGGGCGGTCACACCGAGCCTCTGCTTCGATGAGCACGCGGTGGTGACCGACGCCCCGCGCGCGTCGGCGGGGAAGTGTGGAGCTCAGCACGGCGACGCGCACCTCGCGGCCGTCGAGCTCGCGGGCGACGTCGCCCGCACGACGGCCTGGCAGGCTGAGGCCCCGAACCGGCGCGGCCTGCTCTGGCCGCCGGCCCTCGCGGGGCTGTTCGCGTTGATCGCCCTCGGCGTCGCGTCTCGGCGTGCGCCCGTACGCCCGACTGCGCCATCGAAGCTGCCCTCGGTCGAGGCGCGGCGAAAGCTGCCGCGGATCGACGCGTCCACGTGCCTCGGCTGCAACGCGTGCGTCGAGGCTTGCCCGTTCGAGGTGCTCGAGCTCGACTCCTACGTCGCCCGCGTCGCCCGGCCCGAGGAGTGCTGCGGCGTCGTGCTCTGCGAGCAGGTGTGCCCCAACGGGTCGCTCACCGTCGGCGAGGGAGACCTCATCGAGGGGCGCGTTGAAATCGACGAGCGCCTCCAGAGCGCCGCCGTCCCTGGCGTCTACCTCGCGGGCGACCTCACCGGCGTACCGCTCATCAAGAACGCGATCGCCCAAGGGGATCGCGTGGCGCGAGCGGTCCACGAAGACCTGCGCAAGGCGCCGCGCGCGCGCGCTCGCGTGGACGCCGACCTCGTCATCGTGGGCGGAGGCCCCGCGGGCCTCGCGGCGGCGCTGCGGGCGAAGGAGCTCGGGCTCGCGTGCGTCGTGCTCGAGCAGGGCTCGGTGGCGGCCAGCGTCCGCAGCTTCCCTCGCGGCAAGCTCGTCCACGATCCGCCGCTCACGCTGCCGGTCGAGGGAGATCTCTGGCTCGCGGAGGCGACCAAAGAGGAGCTCGTCGCCCAATGGGAGCGCATCGTCCGCGTGCGAGGCCTCGAGGTCCGAGAGGGCCACCGCGTGCGCGCAGCGTCGCGCGACGAGGACGGTGTCTTCTGCGTGGAGGTCGAGGTCGACGGTCAGGCGCTCACGCTCCGCGCGCGCCGCGTGCTCCTCGCGATCGGGCGGCGAGGCACGCCGCGCACCCTGCCGCTCGAGCTCGGCGCGGGTGTCCTCGAGAAGATCCACTACAGCCTGGCCGACGCCGCGTCGTTCGCGCAGGCCCGCGTGGTGGTCGTGGGCCTCGGCGACTCGGCGATGGAGGCCGCCCTCGCGCTCTCGCGCCAGCCCGGCGCCCGCGTCACGGTCGTGGCTCGCGCCACGTCGTTCACGCGCGGGCGGGCGCGGACGGTCGCGGAGCTCCGGCGAGCGCTCGAGTCGCGCCGGCTCGACGTCCACTTCGGCACGCGGCTCGTCGCCGTGGGCCGTACGAGCGCGACGCTGGAGGACCTCGCGAGCGGGAAGCGAGAGTCGCTCGGAAACGACGCCGTCTTCGTGATGATCGGCGGGCTCCCCTCGTGGGACCTGCTGGAGCGCGTCGGCGTCGTCCCGCGTCGCGAGCCGCCGCCGAGCGAGCGACATGGAGAGGCCGAGAGGGCCGACGGGGCCGACCCTGAAACGCCGCCCCGCTGA